From the Gammaproteobacteria bacterium genome, the window GGGTAATCTTGATAAGTCAGCAAGTTATCTAATGCTCGAACGGCCAATTCAGCCAGTTCTTCTAAGTCGTCCAGTGATTTAATCACGCCAAGGTTGAAAGCTGACAACGTACAAAGGGCAATTTCACCGTTTGGATCGTCAAAGCTTTGCAGTGGTTTGGTTGGCAAGGCAATTTCTAAACACAGGTTCGACTGACGAACAGGCGCAACCTTTGGATCAAATGGGCTGTGAGTATTACAGTGGTCAACATTTTGTAAATAAATACGACCAGTGCTCGCACGCTCTTGCGCGAACAACGAGAATAACTCAGCGGCTTTAATAGTCGATTTACGAATGCTGGCGTCATTTTCGTATTTAACATACAGTTCTTCGAACTTGTCTTGGTCAGCGAAAAACGCATCATATAAACCAGGAACATCACTTGGCGAGAACAAGGTGATGTTGCCACCTTTAATTAAACGCTGGTACATAGTTTTATTAAACTGAACACCGTAGTCCATGTGTCGAACACGGTTCTCTTCAACGCCACGGTTGTTTTTAAGTACTAACAACGATTCAACTTCAAGGTGCCACAGTGGGTAGAACAATGTTGCCGCGCCGCCACGAACGCCACCTTGCGAACAGCTTTTAACCGCTGTTTGAAAGTGTTTGTAAAATGGGATACAACCGGTATGAAAAGCTTCACCACCGCGAATAGGGCTACCTAATGCACGAATACGACCGGCATTAATGCCAATGCCTGCGCGTTGACTAACGTATTTTACAATGGCGCTTGATGTCGCGTTAATTGAGTCGAGGTTATCATCACATTCAATCAGTACACACGAGCTGAACTGGCGAGTAGGGGTACGTACACCGGCCATAATTGGCGTTGGCAATGAAATCTTAAAGAGTGATACCGCGTTATAAAAGCGAATAATGTAATCCATTCGCGTATCACTTGGGTACTTTGAAAATAACGAGGCGGCAATCAGCATGTATAAGAACTGAGCGCTTTCGAAAATTTCGCCAGTTACCCGGTTTTGCAGCAGGTATTTACCTTCAAGTTGCTTGACCGCAGCGTAGCTAAAGTTCATATCGCGCCAATGATCAATCGCGTTATTCATTTGTTCAAATTCAGCTTCGGTGAAATCACTTAACAAATGTTGATCGTAACGACCTTGCTCACACATTTTTACGGTATGGGCAAACAGATGCGGCGGCTCAAATTGACCGTAGGCTTTTTTACGTAAATGGAATACCGCTAAACGCGCTGCCATAAATTGATAATCAGGTGACGCTTCAGAAATTTGGTCTGCAGCCGCTTTGATAATTGTTTCATGGATATCTTCGGTTTTAATACCCATATAAAATTGGATATGGGCTTTAAGCGCCACTTGTGAAACCGAAACATTTTCAAGATTCTCGGCGGCCCAAGTGATCACTTTATGAATTTTTTCAAGGTCAATGGGTTCTTGTTTGCCGCTGCGTTTGGTGACCAAAATATTTGTATTCATTGTTGTAAAAATTCCATGATATGGCTAGACAGTATAGTGCTGGCGAATTGATCGCCAATTCTCGAGTATCATCAATTGTTATAGTTTTTATATGGCTCAATAATATCATGAGTCACCAACTATTGATTGTGATAACGTCGACAAAATACACAACATCTAGGGGGTAATAAATTATTTGGTACAAGATAGTGTGCTAGCGCTAAATTTGCAAGTAATAATGACTGGGATAAATTGTGGATAAACTGTGAGTGTTTTTTTAGGTTAGTAGTGACTATCACGGCAAAGATAATCAGCGACTAACCCAACAAAAAAGCAATTTCAAAACAGAAAAAATAAAATATATTTTTTACAAAACTGGCGCGATTTATTCATGGCAAATTAGCAACAAATCTTTAGTGATTGGTTAACACTGTTAACAGCTCATTGCAATTGGCGATGATCAGATTTGCGTGCCAATTGGCAACATTGTCACCGTTTGAAATATAACCATAAGCGGCGGCTACCGAATGCATGTTGGCGCTGTTGGCCGCTTCAATGTCGGTGAGGGCATCACCAACATAGGCAACTGCCGCTGGTGCTACTGCTAGCGATTTTGCTGCCACTAATAAAGGTTGCGGGTGAGGTTTTCGTACCGCCATGCTGTCGCCGCAGACCGTGACTTGTGCCGTGCGTAGCAGCGGGTAGTGCTGCAACAATGCTTTAGTATAGATATAAGGTTTGTTGGTCACGATGCCCCAAGGAATATTGGCTTGATTCAAGGTGTGCAACATTTGCTCAACGCCGGCAAAGTAGTGGGTATGACAATTGATGTTTTGAAGATAATTGTCCAGAAACTGCGCCCGTAACAGTGACGACTCCTCAAGACTTAATTGATTACCGTAACCCGATTTAATCAGGGCCAGCGCGCCTTGCGATGCCGTTTGAAAAATCACTTGTTGATTAAGCAGCGGCAGGTTGTCGCGTGCGAGCAATACATTAGCCGCCGCGCCAAGGTCGGCCGCCGTATCAAGCAGGGTACCATCAAGATCAAACAGCAAACCTTTGATGGGCTGTTGATTTAAAGACAGTTGACCTAACGGGGACTCTGGCAAAGAAGATGGCGCAGGCATAGTTAATTCCTTAAATGTTAGGCTGGCAATGTAAAATGTAGTTAACCGATAAATCATTGTTGACTTTAAATTGCTCGGTCAGCGGGTTGAAATGCACGCCAATGGCATCAATGCAACGGCTATCACTATTTTCAACAAAACGGATTAATTCACTCGGGCGAATAAACTTATCGTGGTTGTGGGTGCCTTTAGGAACCAGCTTTAAAATTCGCTCAGCGGCAACAATCGCCAGTAAATAAGCCTTGTTTGTACGGTTTAAGGTTGAGAAAAACAATTGACCGCCAGGTTTAACCAGTGCAACACAGGCGCGTACTACCGATTCTGGGTCGGGCACATGCTCAAGCATCTCCATGCAGGTAACAACATCAAATGAAGCCGGGCGCTGCTTGGCCAACTCTTCGACCGTTATTTTTTGATATTGAACCGACGTGACCTTGGTTTCTAACGCGTGTAATTTGGCCACGTTCAACGATTCTTGTGCCATATCAATACCCAGCACATTGGCGCCAAGTTTCGCCATCGATTCAGATAAAATACCACCACCACAACCGACATCAACAATCTCTTTGCCAAACAGGCCATCACTGCCTTGGCTGATGTAGTTTAAGCGAGTTGGATTCATTAAGTGCAGTGGCTTAGATTCGCCGGTAAGATCCCACCAAGTTTGCGCTAATGCGGAAAATTTTTCTATCTCTTGGTGATCAACATTGTCATTGCTTTGCATAACTTATACTTCTTAAGGCGTCAAAAACGTCATTATACGGTCCAAACTTGGACAATCACAATATTTATATCTGCTTTTTTAAGCAAGCTATACCCCGTGTTTAGGCCTGCACAAATAAGATATTTAGTGAATTAATGATAATAAAAACAGCGATTGCGCATCATTTATAAGACGAGTTAAATATTTGCCAGCTCAAGGCTAGCAAGTATGAATAACTATGCTAGAATTAGCCTCTTATTTTACGCCTTGAACCTTGATTAAAATGATAATCATAAAAGAGTTCAAGGTACTACTTTAATAGACACAGGGACCATAGCTGTTTATGACTGAGTTGGCCAATAGTGTAACGCCGATAAATATCGAAGACGAACTTAAAACTTCGTATCTAGATTACGCGATGAGTGTAATTGTGGGTCGTGCCTTACCTGACGTAAGAGATGGACTTAAACCCGTGCATCGTCGTGTTTTGTTTGCGATGGATGTTTTAGGAAACTACTGGAACAAGCCATACAAAAAATCAGCCCGTGTGGTTGGTGATGTTATTGGTAAGTATCACCCCCATGGTGATACTGCTGTATATGACACGATCGTACGTATGGCGCAGCCTTTTTCGCTGCGTTATCCGCTAGTTGATGGCCAAGGTAACTTTGGTTCGGTCGATGGTGACTCGGCAGCTGCGATGCGTTATACCGAAATCCGGATGAAAAAAATAGCCCATTCATTGTTGGCTGACTTAGAAAAAGACACCGTCGATTTCGCACCTAACTATGATGGCACCGAACAAATTCCGGTCGTGATGCCTACTCGTGTCCCGAACTTATTGATTAATGGTTCGTCAGGTATTGCTGTCGGTATGGCAACAAATATCCCGCCGCATAACATTAATGAAGTAATCTCGGGCTGTTTGGCTGTGATGGCCAACCCAGAAATTACCATTGACCAGTTAATGGAACACATCCCAGGGCCTGATTTTCCAACGGCCGGCATTATTAATGGTCGTAAAGGCATTGTCGAAGCGTACCATACTGGACGTGGCAAAATAAAAGTTCGTGCTCTTGCTGACATCGAAGTTAGCCAGACCGGCAAAGAAAGCATCATCGTTCATGAATTGCCTTATCAGGTCAATAAAGCTCGCTTAATCGAAAAGATGGCTGAGTTAGTACGTGACAAAAAACTGGAAGGTATTAGTGCACTGCGCGATGAGTCTGATAAAGACGGCATGCGCATGGTTATCGAAATTAAGCGTGGCGAAGTTGGCGAGGTTGTTTTAAACAACTTATATGCCCAAACTCAGATGCAGGTAACGTTCGGTATTAACATGGTGGCACTGGAAGACAGTCGACCTAAGTTATTTAATCTTAAAGAAATGTTAAATAGCTTTATTCGTCACCGTCGCGAAGTTGTTACACGCCGTACCGTGTTTGAATTGCGCAAAGCCCGTGACCGTGCCCATATTCTTGAGTCATTAGCGATTGCATTAGCCAATATCGATCCAATTATTGCGCTTATTCGTAATTCGAATACCCCGGCGTTAGCGAAAGTTGCGTTAGTCGCACAAGGCTGGGCACTGGGCAATGTTGCACCAATGCTGGAGATATCTGGTGAAGGAGCGGCTCGTCCTGAGTGGTTAGAAGAAGAGTTTGGTATTCGTGATGGTTTATATTACCTAACAGACACTCAAGCTCAGGCTATTCTTGATTTACGCTTGCACAAATTAACCGGTCTAGAACACGACAAAATTATTGCCGAGTATCAAGAGCTGTTAGACTTTATTGCTGAACTATTACACATTTTGGGCAGCCCAGAACGTCTGATGGAAGTGATTGAAGAAGAACTCAACGAGATGCTTGAAGAGTTTGGTGACGAACGTCGGACCGTGATTTCTAATTCAAGCCATGACTTATCGCTTGAAGACTTGATCACCGAAGAAGACGTCGTAGTGACCTTGTCACACGAAGGTTATGTTAAGTATCAGCCATTGTCTGAATACGAAGCACAGCGCCGTGGTGGTAAAGGTAAAGCCGCGACTAAGATGAAAGATGAAGATTTCATTGAACGTCTGCTGGTAGCCAATACTCA encodes:
- the gyrA gene encoding DNA topoisomerase (ATP-hydrolyzing) subunit A; this encodes MTELANSVTPINIEDELKTSYLDYAMSVIVGRALPDVRDGLKPVHRRVLFAMDVLGNYWNKPYKKSARVVGDVIGKYHPHGDTAVYDTIVRMAQPFSLRYPLVDGQGNFGSVDGDSAAAMRYTEIRMKKIAHSLLADLEKDTVDFAPNYDGTEQIPVVMPTRVPNLLINGSSGIAVGMATNIPPHNINEVISGCLAVMANPEITIDQLMEHIPGPDFPTAGIINGRKGIVEAYHTGRGKIKVRALADIEVSQTGKESIIVHELPYQVNKARLIEKMAELVRDKKLEGISALRDESDKDGMRMVIEIKRGEVGEVVLNNLYAQTQMQVTFGINMVALEDSRPKLFNLKEMLNSFIRHRREVVTRRTVFELRKARDRAHILESLAIALANIDPIIALIRNSNTPALAKVALVAQGWALGNVAPMLEISGEGAARPEWLEEEFGIRDGLYYLTDTQAQAILDLRLHKLTGLEHDKIIAEYQELLDFIAELLHILGSPERLMEVIEEELNEMLEEFGDERRTVISNSSHDLSLEDLITEEDVVVTLSHEGYVKYQPLSEYEAQRRGGKGKAATKMKDEDFIERLLVANTHDTILCFSNRGKLYWLKVFQLPLASRQARGKPIINLLSLEKDERITAILPVREYSDDKCILMATAAGTVKKTVLSAYSRPRANGIIAVNLRDDDELIGVALTHGPLEATEAVEAVAATETTEAIAGVEAKPAHPGSEVMLFSDEGKVVRCSESQFRELGRTATGVRGMKLDEGQKVVSLIVPHGEGPILTVTENGYGKRTVLEDYPAKSRATKGVVSIKVSERNGLVIGAVQVDENDEIMMISNRGTLVRTRVSEVSTVGRNTQGVTLIRTVEGEKVVALQRIDEMDEPELPQATDGEAPEGDTDTVDTDVDVAGEEPQATEPPTED
- the nrdA gene encoding ribonucleoside-diphosphate reductase subunit alpha: MNTNILVTKRSGKQEPIDLEKIHKVITWAAENLENVSVSQVALKAHIQFYMGIKTEDIHETIIKAAADQISEASPDYQFMAARLAVFHLRKKAYGQFEPPHLFAHTVKMCEQGRYDQHLLSDFTEAEFEQMNNAIDHWRDMNFSYAAVKQLEGKYLLQNRVTGEIFESAQFLYMLIAASLFSKYPSDTRMDYIIRFYNAVSLFKISLPTPIMAGVRTPTRQFSSCVLIECDDNLDSINATSSAIVKYVSQRAGIGINAGRIRALGSPIRGGEAFHTGCIPFYKHFQTAVKSCSQGGVRGGAATLFYPLWHLEVESLLVLKNNRGVEENRVRHMDYGVQFNKTMYQRLIKGGNITLFSPSDVPGLYDAFFADQDKFEELYVKYENDASIRKSTIKAAELFSLFAQERASTGRIYLQNVDHCNTHSPFDPKVAPVRQSNLCLEIALPTKPLQSFDDPNGEIALCTLSAFNLGVIKSLDDLEELAELAVRALDNLLTYQDYPIIAAQKSSIGRRTLGVGVINFAYYLAKNGVKYSDGSANRLTHETFEAIQYYLLKASNKLAKEVGACDLFNETTYAQGILPIDTYKKDVDKLCSPALNLDWESLRTEIKTHGLRNSTLSALMPSETSSQISNATNGIEPPRGLISVKASKDGVLKQVVPEYARLRESYELLWNIPSNQGYLELVGIMQKFVDQAISANTNYDPSRFDNGKVPIKQLLKDLLTAYKLGIKTLYYHNTRDGANDVQGDIVIEPEDDGCEGGACKI
- a CDS encoding HAD-IA family hydrolase, whose amino-acid sequence is MPAPSSLPESPLGQLSLNQQPIKGLLFDLDGTLLDTAADLGAAANVLLARDNLPLLNQQVIFQTASQGALALIKSGYGNQLSLEESSLLRAQFLDNYLQNINCHTHYFAGVEQMLHTLNQANIPWGIVTNKPYIYTKALLQHYPLLRTAQVTVCGDSMAVRKPHPQPLLVAAKSLAVAPAAVAYVGDALTDIEAANSANMHSVAAAYGYISNGDNVANWHANLIIANCNELLTVLTNH
- the ubiG gene encoding bifunctional 2-polyprenyl-6-hydroxyphenol methylase/3-demethylubiquinol 3-O-methyltransferase UbiG, producing MQSNDNVDHQEIEKFSALAQTWWDLTGESKPLHLMNPTRLNYISQGSDGLFGKEIVDVGCGGGILSESMAKLGANVLGIDMAQESLNVAKLHALETKVTSVQYQKITVEELAKQRPASFDVVTCMEMLEHVPDPESVVRACVALVKPGGQLFFSTLNRTNKAYLLAIVAAERILKLVPKGTHNHDKFIRPSELIRFVENSDSRCIDAIGVHFNPLTEQFKVNNDLSVNYILHCQPNI